In the Telopea speciosissima isolate NSW1024214 ecotype Mountain lineage chromosome 2, Tspe_v1, whole genome shotgun sequence genome, one interval contains:
- the LOC122650780 gene encoding uncharacterized protein LOC122650780, giving the protein MAIRQIKLPLFPCLDKQVWGAASKGIFSTKSTYHLLLNLRDYLATGHASSSNRHKWEDVPTSVWKRIWHSTTLPKIKNFLWRIYVDGIACGDNLARRNISIDPGCCLCGYNLETCDHLLFECPFPRAVWFGSNLSFLVSNIQPSLAGLLTGWDKFPFPSKDRGKEVLCLVSFVCWHIWLARNHITFTGIGWSPEEVISRAQSAFQEFWDISTTGKGPTEPVTQHLPSTLEIAEGWQCPPTDYIKINCDAALPLDSTAGGLGFIARDHNGSTLTACSEPIFISNALLGEALAVRAGLYWANQANIPLFIVESDCSNLISILIGGNSHPLDLDGVIHDILRLAESFSSCSFVNISRDVNVIAHHLARKALSATSRTIWPLSNPWLLNLCNQESLSFACPLE; this is encoded by the coding sequence ATGGCCATCCGACAAATCAAGCTTCCTTTGTTCCCCTGCTTAGATAAACAGGTTTGGGGAGCTGCTTCAAAAGGAATTTTCTCCACTAAGTCTACATACCATTTGTTGCTGAACCTGAGGGACTACCTTGCGACCGGGCATGCCTCTTCTTCAAACCGTCATAAGTGGGAAGATGTCCCAACCAGTGTTTGGAAAAGGATATGGCACTCCACAACACTGCCGAAGATTAAGAACTTTCTCTGGCGCATCTATGTAGATGGAATCGCTTGTGGAGACAATCTAGCTCGGAGGAATATTTCTATTGACCCTGGCTGTTGTCTATGTGGATACAATTTGGAAACTTGTGATCACCTACTGTTCGAATGCCCTTTCCCCAGAGCAGTGTGGTTCGGGTCCAATCTCAGCTTCCTGGTTTCCAACATCCAACCTTCTCTTGCAGGTCTTCTCACTGGATGGGATAAGTTTCCATTTCCCTCTAAAGATCGAGGTAAAGAAGTTCTTTGTTTGGTGTCCTTTGTTTGCTGGCATATCTGGTTGGCTAGAAACCACATTACCTTTACTGGTATTGGTTGGTCCCCTGAAGAGGTCATCTCTCGAGCCCAATCAGCCTTTCAAGAATTTTGGGACATTTCAACTACAGGCAAAGGTCCTACAGAGCCAGTGACCCAACATCTCCCTTCCACCTTGGAGATCGCAGAGGGCTGGCAATGCCCTCCAACGGACTACATCAAGATCAACTGCGACGCAGCCCTCCCTCTTGATTCcacggctggtgggttgggatTCATCGCCCGTGATCATAATGGCTCTACATTAACTGCTTGTTCAGAGCCAATCTTCATTTCTAATGCTCTGCTCGGAGAAGCATTGGCAGTTAGAGCGGGCTTATATTGGGCAAACCAGGCTAATATCCCCCTATTCATTGTGGAATCTGACTGCTCCAACCTGATCAGTATTCTCATTGGAGGCAATTCTCACCCTCTAGACCTTGATGGTGTTATCCATGACATACTTCGGCTAGCGGAAAGCTTTTCCAGCTGTAGTTTTGTTAACATTTCTAGGGATGTCAATGTAATTGCTCATCACCTAGCCAGGAAGGCCTTGTCTGCCACAAGCCGGACAATATGGCCTCTTTCCAATCCTTGGCTCTTGAATCTTTGTAATCAGGAGTCCTTGAGCTTTGCTTGTCCTTTGGAATAA